The following proteins are co-located in the Malus sylvestris chromosome 13, drMalSylv7.2, whole genome shotgun sequence genome:
- the LOC126595951 gene encoding uncharacterized protein LOC126595951 has protein sequence MGKFSFSFKSFALIALLVSSAFVMSESRVARKDLGIDLGGIGVGVGSGVSVGLGGSGAGSGAGAGSGSGGGSSSSSSSSSSSSSSSRSSGSGGAGSEAGSSAGSYAGSRAGSGSGNRGRG, from the coding sequence ATGGGTAAGTTCAGTTTTAGTTTCAAGTCTTTTGCCCTAATTGCTTTGCTTGTTTCAAGTGCCTTTGTTATGTCTGAAAGCCGCGTGGCAAGAAAAGACCTGGGGATAGACCTCGGTGGGATTGGAGTTGGTGTGGGTTCTGGAGTAAGTGTCGGGCTGGGTGGGAGTGGAGCAGGCTCCGGTGCTGGAGCGGGTTCGGGGTCTGGGGGTGGGTCTAGCTCTAGCTCAAGCTCAAGCTCAAGTTCATCGTCTTCTTCAAGATCCAGCGGGTCGGGCGGAGCAGGGTCTGAAGCAGGTTCATCTGCTGGGTCTTATGCTGGGTCTAGGGCTGGGTCTGGGTCAGGAAACCGAGGGCGAGGCTAA
- the LOC126595950 gene encoding UDP-glucuronate 4-epimerase 1 yields the protein MPSALEDELFPSTPGKFKIERSHAMNRQFHRCFASTSTMFLWALFLIALTASYLSFQSFVDSGSRYFSASWGGIQWEKQVRNSAQIHRSGGMSVLVTGAAGFVGTHVSLALKKRGDGVVGIDNFNSYYDPSLKKARRSLLKTHGVFIVEGDINDNRLLDKLFDTVAFTHVMHLAAQAGVRYAMENPHSYVHSNIAGLVTLLEVCKSANPQPSIVWASSSSVYGLNDNVPFSESDRTDQPASLYAATKKAGEEITHTYNHIYGLSITGLRFFTVYGPWGRPDMAYFSFTRNILQGKPITIYRGKNRVDLARDFTYIDDIVKGCLGSLDTSGKSTGSGGKKRGAAPYRIFNLGNTSPVTVPTLVNILERHLRTKAKKNVVEMPGNGDVPFTHANISLARRELGYKPTTDLQTGLKKFVRWYLSYYGYNHGKPVN from the coding sequence ATGCCGTCTGCATTGGAGGATGAGTTGTTCCCGTCGACGCCCGGAAAGTTCAAAATCGAGCGCAGCCACGCCATGAACCGCCAGTTCCACCGCTGTTTCGCCTCCACAAGCACCATGTTCTTGTGGGCCTTATTTCTTATCGCCTTGACGGCGTCCTATTTGAGTTTTCAGAGCTTCGTCGACTCCGGCAGCCGCTACTTCTCCGCCTCCTGGGGCGGCATCCAGTGGGAGAAGCAGGTCCGCAACTCCGCCCAGATCCACCGCTCCGGCGGCATGTCCGTCCTCGTCACCGGCGCAGCCGGTTTCGTCGGAACCCACGTCTCCCTGGCCCTCAAAAAGCGCGGAGACGGCGTCGTCGGAATTGACAACTTCAACAGCTACTACGACCCGTCGCTGAAGAAGGCTCGCCGGTCACTCCTCAAGACCCACGGCGTTTTCATCGTCGAGGGCGACATAAACGACAATCGCCTTCTGGACAAGCTATTCGATACAGTGGCGTTCACCCATGTGATGCATTTGGCGGCTCAGGCCGGCGTCCGGTACGCCATGGAGAACCCCCACTCTTACGTCCACAGCAACATCGCCGGCCTCGTGACGCTTCTCGAAGTCTGCAAATCGGCCAATCCTCAGCCGTCCATTGTTTGGGCCTCGTCCAGCTCTGTCTACGGCCTGAACGACAACGTCCCATTCTCCGAATCAGACCGGACTGACCAGCCGGCTAGCCTCTACGCCGCCACCAAGAAAGCCGGCGAAGAAATTACCCACACTTACAACCATATTTATGGCCTGTCAATTACCGGGTTGAGATTTTTCACTGTGTACGGACCGTGGGGCCGACCCGACATGGCATATTTCTCTTTCACCCGCAACATCCTCCAGGGGAAGCCCATCACCATTTACAGGGGCAAGAACCGGGTGGACTTGGCCCGGGATTTCACGTATATTGACGACATCGTGAAGGGTTGTTTGGGGTCATTGGATACGTCCGGAAAGAGTACCGGGTCGGGTGGGAAGAAGCGGGGAGCGGCGCCGTACCGGATCTTTAATTTGGGGAACACATCACCGGTGACAGTGCCCACACTCGTCAACATCTTGGAGCGGCATTTGAGGACGAAGGCGAAGAAAAATGTGGTGGAGATGCCTGGAAACGGCGACGTTCCGTTCACGCACGCGAATATAAGCTTGGCCCGAAGAGAACTCGGGTATAAGCCCACAACCGATTTGCAAACCGGGTTGAAGAAGTTTGTTAGGTGGTACCTTTCGTATTACGGCTACAATCACGGCAAGCCTGTAAAttaa